One part of the Treponema sp. OMZ 787 genome encodes these proteins:
- a CDS encoding Rpn family recombination-promoting nuclease/putative transposase, with protein MSTANRKYKDSVFVDLFSEDEKAKENFLSLYNALHGTNLQMSCPVENIRLDNVMYMNIINDVSCLVDGKIIVLAEHQSTINENMPLRFLEYIARLYEKLQAPTDRYLRKLSKIPTPEFYVFYNGKEDYPESILLKLSDAFITKPEQVPLELTVQVLNINTDKANKILTFCKPLEEYSLFVEEVRNQTQLDPENGFTNAVKICIEKGILKEYLMRKSREVINMLVAEYDYDTDIAVQREESLRIGIQQGIQQGIEQGIEQGIEQGIEQGIKRGFSDGVIKTALAFKKMGIPIAKIAEGTGLTQAEIEKL; from the coding sequence ATGAGTACGGCAAACAGAAAATATAAAGACTCGGTCTTCGTTGATCTTTTCTCGGAAGACGAAAAAGCGAAAGAAAACTTTTTATCGTTATATAACGCTTTGCACGGAACAAACCTGCAAATGTCTTGTCCTGTAGAAAATATAAGGCTCGATAATGTCATGTATATGAACATAATAAACGATGTTTCCTGTCTTGTAGACGGTAAAATCATCGTGTTAGCTGAACATCAGTCAACTATAAACGAAAATATGCCTTTACGTTTTTTAGAATATATAGCAAGGCTCTATGAAAAACTGCAAGCACCGACTGACAGATATTTAAGAAAATTGTCTAAAATACCTACGCCGGAATTCTATGTTTTTTATAACGGCAAAGAAGACTACCCTGAAAGTATACTTCTAAAGTTATCTGATGCCTTTATTACAAAACCTGAACAGGTACCGCTGGAATTGACAGTACAGGTTTTAAACATCAATACAGATAAGGCAAACAAAATCTTAACATTCTGCAAACCGCTTGAAGAATACAGCCTCTTTGTAGAAGAGGTAAGAAATCAAACACAACTTGATCCTGAAAACGGCTTTACAAATGCAGTAAAAATATGTATAGAAAAAGGAATCTTAAAAGAATATTTAATGAGAAAATCACGGGAGGTAATAAATATGTTAGTAGCCGAATATGATTACGATACAGACATTGCAGTACAGAGAGAAGAAAGTCTAAGAATTGGAATACAACAAGGAATACAACAGGGTATTGAACAAGGTATTGAACAAGGTATTGAACAGGGTATTGAACAGGGTATTAAGCGAGGCTTTTCCGATGGAGTAATAAAAACAGCTTTAGCTTTTAAGAAAATGGGTATACCGATAGCAAAAATTGCTGAGGGTACAGGGCTTACTCAAGCGGAAATAGAAAAATTATAA
- a CDS encoding type II toxin-antitoxin system VapC family toxin, protein MYYLDTNICIYFLNGKYQSIKNKILSIPPSKIRLPAIVKAELLLGAYKSIKKKENLKRLEVFFKEFEAEPFSDEAAYTYADIRSKLEKNGIIIGPNDLLIASIVLYNNGILVTNNTKEFKRIKALKLENWIDESGIKG, encoded by the coding sequence ATGTATTATTTGGACACAAATATCTGTATTTATTTTTTAAACGGAAAATATCAATCCATCAAAAATAAAATTTTGTCTATTCCTCCTTCCAAGATAAGGCTTCCGGCAATTGTAAAGGCTGAACTTTTATTGGGTGCATATAAGAGCATCAAAAAGAAAGAGAATCTGAAAAGACTTGAAGTATTTTTTAAAGAATTTGAAGCTGAGCCTTTTTCGGATGAAGCGGCATACACCTATGCAGACATCCGTTCAAAGCTGGAAAAAAACGGTATCATTATCGGGCCCAACGATTTACTTATAGCGTCAATAGTCTTATACAATAACGGAATATTGGTAACGAATAATACAAAAGAATTTAAAAGAATAAAAGCTCTTAAACTCGAAAACTGGATTGACGAATCCGGTATCAAAGGTTAA
- a CDS encoding MFS transporter: MQIQKRTEGRNLFLIYFGTITSLIGDEIGSVALSIWVALQTDNPVNFALVYSAAKFSRIVFSLFSGSIVDSFNKKKLLYLSDLAQFVLNIFILFLITVNLNFNLKVFLFCLISVSQGFCLSLFKPASRAILPEIINKENLKKANSVLEMSRSLISMLALIFAAGLVMLLGCELCILINALSFFISALSEIFIRYNFKKKDEQKKTDSRLKKIFDGYRYVLGEKELLSLALLASCLNFFCTPIFSNILTYQFKTVFTLNWQTGFAFINNFLKDEKSFLTLFSSICFFSIGIGNILGSLASQKVSGKNVKLFTLILQSLSFLILGVYFYFLKEKNFLFNVILLGSIVSLSALSAGFSMGLFNVHVTSLYQKKVVPEFSGRFFAFNTVLIQISSPIGMLIGSSIAATGIFYPVFLFAGCFLCLLAFFNMTRLK, encoded by the coding sequence ATGCAAATTCAAAAAAGAACGGAAGGCCGTAATTTATTTTTAATTTATTTCGGTACAATCACTTCGCTGATAGGAGATGAGATAGGAAGCGTAGCCCTTTCTATCTGGGTTGCTCTTCAAACCGATAATCCTGTAAATTTTGCCCTTGTTTATTCTGCAGCCAAATTTTCAAGAATTGTTTTTTCGCTCTTTTCGGGTTCAATTGTAGACAGCTTTAATAAAAAAAAGCTCTTATACTTAAGCGACTTGGCTCAGTTTGTTCTAAATATTTTTATTCTATTTTTAATTACGGTAAATTTAAATTTTAACTTAAAGGTATTTTTGTTTTGCCTTATAAGTGTTTCGCAAGGCTTTTGCCTATCCCTCTTTAAACCGGCAAGCAGGGCAATTTTACCCGAAATAATAAATAAAGAAAATTTAAAAAAGGCCAATTCGGTTTTGGAAATGAGCAGGAGCTTAATTTCGATGCTTGCCCTTATCTTTGCGGCAGGGCTTGTGATGCTCTTAGGCTGCGAGCTCTGTATTTTAATCAATGCTCTAAGTTTTTTTATATCGGCCCTATCCGAAATTTTTATCCGCTATAATTTTAAAAAGAAAGATGAACAAAAGAAAACCGATTCAAGGTTAAAAAAAATCTTCGACGGTTACCGCTATGTTTTAGGCGAAAAAGAACTTTTAAGTCTAGCCTTGCTGGCTTCATGTTTAAACTTTTTTTGTACACCTATTTTTTCGAATATACTTACCTATCAGTTTAAGACGGTTTTTACGCTTAATTGGCAGACAGGTTTTGCTTTTATAAATAATTTTTTAAAAGACGAAAAATCTTTTTTAACTCTTTTTTCTTCAATTTGTTTTTTCTCCATAGGAATAGGGAATATACTGGGTAGCCTTGCATCCCAAAAAGTTTCAGGTAAAAATGTAAAATTATTTACTTTGATTTTGCAGTCTCTTTCTTTTTTAATCTTGGGCGTTTATTTTTATTTTTTAAAAGAAAAAAACTTTTTATTTAATGTAATTTTACTTGGCAGTATTGTAAGCTTATCCGCCCTATCGGCGGGTTTTAGTATGGGACTCTTTAATGTCCATGTAACAAGCCTTTACCAAAAAAAAGTAGTCCCCGAATTTTCAGGAAGATTTTTTGCTTTTAATACAGTGCTGATTCAAATATCCTCACCGATAGGCATGCTTATCGGAAGCAGCATAGCCGCAACAGGAATTTTCTATCCGGTCTTTCTTTTTGCAGGATGCTTTTTATGTCTCCTAGCCTTTTTTAATATGACAAGACTTAAATAA
- a CDS encoding CbiM family transporter codes for MHISDGGLSTAVCAVGYAASAVGIAFAVKGTKEEDIPKISLMAGTFFAISLIMIPIPPSSVHPLMCGLIGIIVGRKAPLAFFPALLLQALLFQHGGITTLGANTLMLSVSSILSAIIFYNWKSDNVLLKGMVIGALSVIFVVLVLSVLLMTGGSFAKETFIALFVSHSVVMAVEAVITGFAVKLMMKARPDWFKRNL; via the coding sequence ATGCATATATCCGATGGAGGATTATCGACGGCGGTTTGTGCCGTGGGTTATGCGGCCAGTGCTGTAGGAATTGCGTTTGCCGTCAAGGGAACAAAAGAAGAGGATATCCCGAAGATAAGTCTTATGGCGGGAACTTTTTTTGCTATTTCGTTAATTATGATTCCGATACCGCCGAGCTCGGTTCATCCGCTCATGTGCGGTCTGATAGGGATTATTGTCGGGCGTAAGGCTCCCCTTGCGTTTTTTCCTGCCCTGCTGCTGCAAGCTCTCTTGTTCCAGCACGGCGGGATTACAACTCTCGGAGCCAACACCCTGATGCTTTCCGTTTCTTCAATATTGTCGGCAATTATTTTTTATAATTGGAAAAGCGATAATGTGCTTTTAAAGGGAATGGTTATAGGTGCTCTTTCCGTAATCTTTGTTGTTTTGGTTTTGTCGGTTCTTCTTATGACGGGAGGAAGTTTTGCAAAGGAAACTTTTATAGCCCTCTTTGTTTCTCACTCCGTGGTCATGGCAGTCGAGGCTGTAATTACCGGCTTTGCCGTCAAGCTCATGATGAAGGCGAGACCCGACTGGTTTAAAAGGAATTTATAA
- a CDS encoding energy-coupling factor ABC transporter ATP-binding protein, protein MAVLIENLSYTYPDGRNAIHSINAHFEKGKKTAVVGLNGSGKSTLLYHLNGTILPQTGRVSILGEDVSKKSLNSIRKKSGFLFDYPDHQLFLTSVYEDIGFGLKNLGMDREEIEAAVNRILKKLNIEHLKDYSPYQLSLGQKKICAIAGVLVMEPEIIVCDEPFSGLDSKVKSAFKTILDDFSKEGKTIIFSTHDQDFCYEWADNVYVMNEGELVAGGEAVSVFNNAEVLQRAGIIMPKLARLFGHKNPAPRSVEDALHLLL, encoded by the coding sequence ATGGCTGTTTTAATCGAAAATTTATCCTATACCTATCCCGACGGAAGGAATGCAATACACAGTATAAATGCTCATTTTGAAAAAGGAAAAAAGACAGCAGTAGTCGGTCTAAACGGTTCCGGCAAGTCAACCCTTCTTTATCATCTTAACGGAACAATTTTGCCTCAAACGGGAAGGGTCAGCATTTTGGGAGAGGATGTTTCTAAAAAGAGTTTAAATTCGATAAGAAAAAAATCGGGTTTCTTGTTCGATTATCCCGATCATCAGCTTTTTTTGACAAGCGTCTACGAGGACATCGGTTTCGGTCTAAAGAACTTAGGTATGGATAGGGAAGAAATAGAAGCAGCCGTAAACCGTATCTTAAAAAAGCTTAATATTGAGCACTTAAAGGATTATTCGCCCTATCAGCTTAGCTTGGGGCAAAAGAAGATTTGTGCCATAGCAGGCGTCCTTGTTATGGAGCCTGAAATCATCGTATGCGATGAGCCCTTTTCAGGGCTTGACAGCAAGGTAAAATCTGCCTTTAAAACTATCTTGGATGATTTTTCCAAGGAAGGAAAGACGATTATTTTTTCGACCCATGATCAGGATTTTTGTTATGAGTGGGCCGATAATGTTTATGTGATGAACGAGGGAGAGCTGGTTGCTGGAGGGGAGGCCGTGAGCGTTTTTAATAATGCAGAGGTGCTGCAAAGGGCCGGCATCATTATGCCTAAACTTGCAAGGCTTTTCGGCCATAAAAATCCGGCCCCGCGTTCTGTTGAAGATGCCTTACATTTATTGTTATAG
- a CDS encoding energy-coupling factor transporter transmembrane protein EcfT, whose amino-acid sequence MDGLKKTPHITLYILFFFLFYLSSVKHIEVLILWVLIVISMILIFSPERIKNLKSVLGVMPFVIMVLLPFFIRGFYNVPIEQRYFSAKLILRLMCAMMTISFISSKYSYLYLVEGVMKLGLPNFLNQIISLTFRYFFMVRTDIDKTAKAMNARCFDNARTFAKVSTYGEMIGGFFLKAADHGDKVYNAMRARGFTSETKFKPEKIASPLYIGLLVFFVLLFASLTLIERFMEIPWLF is encoded by the coding sequence ATGGATGGATTAAAAAAGACGCCTCACATAACTTTATACATTCTTTTCTTTTTTTTGTTTTATCTTTCGAGCGTTAAGCATATAGAAGTTTTAATACTCTGGGTTCTTATAGTTATTTCAATGATCTTGATTTTTTCGCCTGAAAGAATTAAAAACTTAAAATCGGTTTTGGGTGTGATGCCCTTTGTGATAATGGTTTTGCTACCATTTTTTATCCGCGGTTTTTACAATGTGCCGATAGAGCAAAGATATTTTTCTGCAAAGCTAATCCTACGCCTCATGTGTGCGATGATGACGATTTCATTTATTTCTTCAAAATATTCTTACCTTTATTTGGTCGAAGGCGTGATGAAGCTCGGCCTTCCCAATTTTTTAAATCAAATTATTTCCCTTACCTTTAGATATTTCTTTATGGTAAGGACAGATATAGACAAGACCGCAAAGGCGATGAATGCCCGCTGTTTTGATAATGCCCGAACCTTTGCAAAGGTTTCAACCTACGGCGAAATGATAGGCGGCTTTTTTTTGAAGGCGGCGGATCACGGCGACAAGGTTTATAATGCTATGAGGGCTCGGGGCTTTACATCCGAAACCAAATTTAAGCCTGAAAAAATTGCCTCGCCCCTTTATATAGGCCTTCTTGTCTTCTTTGTTTTGCTCTTTGCGAGTCTTACACTAATAGAAAGATTTATGGAGATACCATGGCTGTTTTAA
- a CDS encoding Rpn family recombination-promoting nuclease/putative transposase, with protein MEKLFNITLRNDYAFKRVFGSEENKDILQDFLECILDIPSETIACLELLDKEFHKDAISDKTGILDVKLRLKNNTIIDIEIQNRWNSEFAQRTIFYWAKMYTENLKTSEVYTKLPKCITINIVGEGFDLNNLLHSEYNVVEKHLHDKLSDELEIHFLNLAKVKDQENIEHDEKKKKLYNWLKFIETYDPEVRKMLAQESPMIAKADAAIQVMEMSPKEKWLYENRMKYEHDKASWKHVGYREGLDQGAYQNKLETAKLLKQLGDPIQKIVQVTGLPVEEIEKL; from the coding sequence ATGGAAAAACTTTTTAACATTACCCTACGAAACGACTACGCATTTAAGAGGGTATTTGGATCTGAAGAGAACAAAGATATTCTACAGGATTTTTTGGAATGTATACTGGATATTCCGTCTGAGACCATCGCCTGCTTGGAACTTCTTGATAAGGAGTTTCATAAGGATGCTATAAGCGATAAAACAGGTATTTTAGACGTAAAATTACGCCTAAAGAACAACACAATTATTGACATAGAAATTCAGAATAGGTGGAACAGTGAGTTTGCTCAACGAACTATTTTTTATTGGGCCAAAATGTACACGGAAAATCTAAAAACAAGTGAAGTGTATACAAAACTGCCTAAATGTATTACAATAAACATAGTGGGTGAAGGCTTTGATTTAAACAATCTTCTTCACAGCGAGTATAATGTAGTTGAAAAACATTTACACGATAAGCTTTCCGATGAGCTTGAAATCCACTTTTTAAACCTAGCCAAGGTTAAAGATCAAGAAAATATTGAGCATGATGAAAAGAAAAAGAAACTTTATAATTGGCTGAAATTTATTGAAACCTATGACCCGGAGGTAAGAAAGATGCTGGCACAAGAATCTCCTATGATTGCAAAAGCCGATGCGGCAATACAAGTAATGGAAATGAGCCCTAAAGAAAAATGGCTCTATGAAAACCGAATGAAATATGAACACGACAAAGCCTCATGGAAACATGTAGGTTATCGAGAGGGGCTTGATCAAGGTGCATACCAAAATAAACTTGAAACTGCAAAACTATTAAAGCAGCTTGGAGATCCAATCCAAAAGATTGTACAAGTTACAGGCCTTCCCGTTGAAGAAATCGAGAAATTATAA